The DNA window TCGCCATGAAGGGAGGCAAGAAGCAGGTCCAGAAACTGGAAGCCAGGGTTAGTTTATCAAACTCCGTTCTTAATGGTAGAATTTCTAAAGATGAATATTGTTAATTTTTGGATTCAAAGCTTCAgagttaataaatgtaaaatcaattTTGGTTTGGTTAGGTGAGAGAGCTGGAAAATGAGGTGGAGCTGGAACAGAGAAAGGCCAGTGACTCTGTCAAGGGGATTCGTAAATATGAGAGACGCATCAAGGAGCTCACctaccaggtaaaaaaaaaatattgcatagaAGCATTTTTTGCCTTGGTTTTTTGAGTGTTActtattaaatttataaaattcCATAATACAGTATTTAAAGATATAATACACATCCTTACACGTTTTTGCATTGCAGACTGAGGAAGACCGTAAGAATCTGGCTCGCTTGCAGGATCTGGTGGACAAACTCCAGCTGAAGGTCAAGTCCTACAAGAGAGCTGCTGAGGAGGCTGTGAGTACTTTCCCCGCAATGGTGCTATCATAAGATCATATGCAGGCAATGTATAAACTAATTTGAGTTTCAACAAATTCTATTGTGTTTATTCTGTAGGAAGAACAAGCCAATTCTAATCTGACCAAGTTCCGTAAGATTCAGCATGAGCTGGATGAAGCAGAGGAGCGGGCTGATATTGCCGAATCTCAGGTCAACAAGATGAGAGCCAAGAGCCGTGATTCAGGACCCAAGGTAAGAACAAGAAAACATAAGCACAGTTAACTTGATTAGTATAACCTAGATGTGCACTCTTTACTGAATTTGGGATATAAAACCAATGTATATTGTTGCAACAGCTGAACTTgatgaaatgcacacacacacacacacacacacacatccaaccATTTTGAACTGCATTTGGTTAACCTCCTTTTCCTTTTTGTTCCCAACAGAAAGGGGCTGATGAGGAGTGAAAACATTACACAGATTGCTGTGATGATCTCTTCTGTAGTTCAGTAGAATAAACCAGACATGCAAATGAATACTTCATcctcttttgtcttttttgacCATTGCAATATTCCAACATGATCCTGTACACAACAGTAAAACCTAGATGCATGTGCCACAGATTAGGATAGTTTGCTTTCAAATCTAAATGAAACTAatcagggggaaaaaatgcaATTGTCCTTTTCCCAAGTTTTACCAAACCACTCAACGTTACACATTGTATATTCTGACATAGCTCAGCTTCATAGAGAACAAAAGGATATTAATTCTTTACCTTTTAACATGCACATGGGTCTATTATAATACCTTCATCGATACAGTCAAATAAGAATACTCTGTGAAATTCAGAGAAAATTCAAGTATGgtgaatatgaattattgttCTGGAGCTGAATGAGTCTAGATAAATTACTGCTAGAAGCAGCATCGTTGGACTAGGCATTTACGGTTTAGCTCAGTAATGTAATTTCAAAAGAATCTCTTTCATCACTTAGCTGGCAATATATTCTGAATCTGAAGTAAACTCACAATGCTGTGAAGAAATGAGAGCTGTATTCAGAGGACACCACTTGAGGGCACCCTTGAATCTCTTATGGAGCACGCTTCCTTAAAAGGTGTCCATGTAGGGCAGggtggggcaagttgtcacatttttgaacatcAATTTATGCATACGTTTGTAATACTGGAAATTTCCACTGTTATCGCCAAAGAAAAAGTTTAACACTGTATCATTTTGTGACACTTTATACAAAGTTTCTGTCAGATaaaattaacacattaactaatgatgaaaaacaatttattaatttaggttAATGGTAATGCCAGAcgtaaataatttttcattgttaCTGTGTCCAGCTTCGTAATATACcaatttaaatttataaaaacgaataaattgtttaatatatatatattttaaagtataaaatatagGAATTGATAGGtagaaattgatagcctgaatgcactgtaagtcgctttggataaaagcgtctactaaatgcatttaatttaatttaatatataaaatatttaatacattttacatgtatTAATGCTCTACAAGTATTGCTCATTGTCAGTTCATGTAACTAATGCACGTAAAAATACAAGAAATAAATAAGATGAACCACTACCATATATCATGCAGCTGACTTCTGATCATGTCAGTGTCTATTATTTTCACTTATTGACACAACATATATCTAGCTATACAAGAATAAGtttctacattttaatttagGAAATTTGGGAGACACGGTCTACAAATACTTTTATCCTAATTTCTGCTTACACATGTATAACATTTGCATAACCCAAACTTTATAGCTACTGAAACATAATGTGTCAACTTGCCCCACTCCCCcctaattacttaaaaaaaacgaACTCTCAGTTACTAACCGAATGAAAGTAACCACAAGTTTCACAGATTaatgtcatatttcaccccaaaatcaaagtAAAGACCGAACATATTTTGCCACGCAAACTTAATCAATGGATACatttttttggatgatgttttaaTTGTAATGTCATTTGGAAAACGTAAATTAAATTCGgtacaaatataaagatttcagtttTCAATGGTATGTCACAAATGTACTTTAAATAGTAGATATACGTTTTCACACATAACAGCAATGAGAATGAGATTAAGAACTGTGGGTGAAATTGAATATTGTACAGGTCCTAAAGTTAGGCTTTGATTTCTTTACGCAAATCCGTTCTTTTTTCTGTATAGTAAAACccagattttgtattttttttttttggtttcttgaCATTAACCCTTGAACAATCATAACCAGTGACAACTGGAATGAAAgtcttttttgtttcctttttttttattagtttgtctATTATGAGATCACATTTTATGATTGGGTGTTGGTTTAGTTTCTTAAAAAGTTTAATTAGGTATTCatgaaatatgattttatatgacatgatattactttttaaaacatgTACTGTCAATTTAAACACTGAgcaactcaaataaaataaaaaagcattaccTTTGTCTGTGCTTCAGAAGTGTGTTCAGTCGTCTTCTGCAGCGAGCACAATGTGTGTGTGGCAAAAACACCAGATGCAACAGGTCAAAATCATGACAATTTGCATAATGGTAGCAAATGTacttgtagatagatagatagatagatagataaatagatagatagatagatagatagatatagatttgCATCATGCAATTAGTAATACCTGTATCGTCTGCTTCCATCATACAGCTGACCTGAGCAAGGGATAACGAAGAAATGACAAGCAACCCAAAGAATCATGGGACGTCCAGTTGGCCACTTGTCAAAGTAAATCAAACAAACAGACCACCCCCAGTCTACATTAATAGCATGCTCAATGGTCATGATGCACAAAGGGTCAAGTCATTGACCTTATGGTGAGCCGAGACGTCAAAGGGGCCTAAACAGCTGAGAATGAACCTCCTCCGTCTCAGGGAAGCGTGTGGATAGGAATGTTCCACCTCGTCATAGCAAGAGACGGAGCTGGCAGCTGAAAGAAAAGAGACAGGATGTTCAGGTTCTCTGGATCTCTTATTAATCCAGAGTGAAGGCCTTAATGAGGCACTCACGCTAACCACTTACACTTGCCATAGTtgatggaaccatgaattctgTGCGCTTTCacaaatcctgaaggagaatgtccaATGTGTGACcaaccagttattagatttagggggcaattactttttcacGTAGTGCCAGGCAGGTTTGAAcagcttttttcccttaataaatgaaatcattttttcaaaaatgcattttgtatttactcgggttatctttgtgtaattttacttttttgatgatgatctgaatcattcaagtgtgaaaaatatgcaaaaaaaaaacaaaaaaaaaacatctttcagGGCTACTTCATTAACAAAATTAGTGATTATCAAATCATaaaggctgtgatttaattaaattatgcacTTGTGTTTGTATCAGTACTGTCTTAACTCAGTAACTCTTATTGTCAGTaactctttattttacaaaagtaaaattttaaacaatattacaattttaatattgcagtaaaattagtgttatataatattatatttcatttttatttaataatatttatctattaataataagtatattttgtgtgtgtgtgtttaaattgcAGTTCAAATCACAaggacatttaattaaatttttaatcaactttttttaaaatctaaattgtgatcattttaaaatgcaaaaactctTAAAACTCTTCCATCCCTAGTGAGTTTGCGAGACACAATTAGGAAACTTTGaggatactaaaataaaaaatgtgtgcacAATGCTGTGACCTTTAAATCCTAGAGTGTCAATTCAATCCGGCGAACACCATACTAGGGTGCTATGAATGCGATATTCTAGGACCCTGAACAAATGTCTAAAATAACAGAAGTGAATACAATTCGTAAGTATGCATGTTCTAACAACAATACTTTGGTACTGATGTTGTTAAAAGGATCACTTGTTGATCCTAATCCTCATGTTAAAGGATCCCAAGGttccaaataaaaaaatgcaccaCTTACAACAATTCACACCACAGCATTTGCAGCACAAAGAGCAGCTGCTGGAGCCTCTCACACTACAGAGGCCCACATCTACAGCTGTCTGAGACCCCTGAAAAATGCAGTACGGTTATCTTTGTCCTCAAggatagagaaaaaaaacaatgggacGTCAACAAGAAGTGCAAGAGGTTGAGGTCTAGCGGTACAAGCCATGACAATTGAGCCGTTAGTTCAAACAGCACAAAAGGCCAGCTGTTGGCTGTCTATTGCATCCATCTATAGATAGACTTCAATTTTTTGTCACCTTTTCTTTTAGACCTTCTCTTTACTTAGCTAATATGACTGTCTCAAGCAATGACATTGGAACGTCTACACTGTGTGCAAAAGTTAAACCTGATATCTCACAAAAAGTGTGCAGATGTTACTTTGACAAAAGGGTGATTATGATTAGCCTTGGGCTGACAGTGGTACTTTAGATAAGCGGAACTGATTAGCATCTTATATAAGAGAATAACTTCCCTAAGTAGTCGGCTCTTGAACAAACTTTAAAAATCTCTGCCAGTGCATTGAGCTTTAATATTAATTGGATGCATCGTGTTACCACTTtgcaaaaaacagaaaaaaaagacagtaaaaatTGTTGTAGCATACTATGAAAGATTCACATTTCTCAGATGTCAAGAGGTGTCCTGCTCTACGAGGAAGGGATCTGAAATAGACTACTGTTCTTGTTAACATGAGACAACGTCGTAAAAGGAGGTCCTAATTAGGATGGTGTTCATGATTCTTTAAAGCAACAATGTGTTCTTTTGTCCTTCCTCCTTAAAGCCTATTGTTAAAATCACACTATATATGTCAACCGCCGGTGAACATCCTATGCCATCCAATCATTTTAAGGGTGGGGCATCCACAACGTATCACCATTTTTGGGATCACTGATTTCCTTTAAAAAGGTAGCATCAACTCTTGAGGGACACAACACTCAGGACAACCAAAGGTGAGAGCCTCCAAGCAGAAAGACCAAGAAAGATCTCCTGGACCTCACAATCACTGACACAAAAAGATACAACCgttttaattttggggtaatGATAAGAATCACATCATTGTTTCTGAAACAATAATGAGTCTTTTGTTTCATCCTTAGTACACCAGCTCTGCAGTTATAGTGTACAGAGTTTGACAAACAAGGTGAGACGTTTAGCATCgccttaaaaatgtatatatggtACTGAAATGCATTTGTTTATCATTTCATGCTGTTATTGCTTAATCAAAGAAGGACGTTATATTTATAAGGCTGTTTGCTTCTAGGTTTCAGAATGTCTGACGCCGTCATGGCAGAGTTTGGGTCTGCCGCTTCCTTCCTGCGTAAGTCAGAGAAGGAGCGTCTGGAGGCCCAAACTCGTCCGTTCGACATGAAGAAGGAATGCTTTGTGCCTGATCCTGAGGTTGAGTACGTCAAAGCCTCCATCACCAGTAGAGACGGTGACAAGGTCACTGTTGAAACTGAATTTGGAAAGGTAAGGATGCTTTGTTTATCAGGATCTCACAATAATTAGATTTGCTAAGGCTGGCACCACTCAAAACTTCCTCAGAAATAGAGTAGCTGTGAGGACACTTTAATAATCAAATCGAAAGACTTGTTATAATTTCTATTTCAACAGACTCTGACTTTCAAGGAGGTGGATGTTCATCCTCAGAACCCGCCAAAGTTTGATAAAATTGAGGACATGGCGATGTTCACCTTCCTGCACGAGCCAGCCGTGCTGTTTAACCTCAAAGAGCGTTACGCAGCCTGGATGATCTACGTGAGTGATGAATGAGACGGTCTAAATTAATCTACTGCAGTTATTTGCTTGTATAATGTACTGAACTGATTCATCTGCCTCATTACAGACCTATTCAGGGCTGTTCTGTGTCACGGTGAACCCCTACAAGTGGCTTCCAGTGTACGATGCCTCTGTGGTCAAAGCCTACAGAGGAAAGAAGAGGACTGAAGCTCCTCCTCACATCTTCTCCATCTCTGACAACGCCTACCAATACATGCTGTCAGGTAAGAAATGCATTTCACATTTATTCAACTATCAAATTTCTActgtaaaatatgcataaaatgtgAATTTCATCCAACAGACAGAGAGAACCAGTCTGTCCTGATCACGTAAGTCATTTCAGCCTCACTCTTTTGTGagattaaatgtgtttaaatgataaaaacgtCTGCCGTTTTAATCCACAGTGGAGAATCCGGTGCTGGAAAGACTGTGAACACCAAAAGAGTCATCCAGTACTTTGCCAGCATTGCTGCTGTATCTGGGAAAAAAGATGCAGCTTCTGAGAAGAAGGTCAACATAGTCACGAAACTACTTGTactaaaataaaaccatattgTGTTCATTTGAAGATTTTACAAATGAAATGGTTTGTTTTCTAGGGTACTCTGGAGGATCAAATCATCCAAGCTAACCCTGCCCTGGAGGCCTTTGGCAATGCCAAGACCATCAGAAATGACAACTCCTCCCGATTCGTAAGTCCTTCTTCATAGTGGAGAAAGCATTGGTGTATAATGCATATAATTAGTATAAAAAAACATGATGTGCTCACTAATGATTTATTTTCTAACTGAACAGGGTAAATTCATCCGAATTCACTTTGGTGTAAGTGGAAAATTGGCTTCTGCAGATGTTGAAACTTGTGAGTATGCTTTATATTATCACGGTTGAGATCGGAAGCTATagtacatacaaatatatttgacGCAGCAATCATTTTGTGAATTTAAGATCTGCTGGAGAAGTCTCGTGTCACTTATCAGCTCAAGGCTGAGAGAGACTACCACATCTTCTACCAGATCCTGTCTCAGAAGAAACCAGAACTGCTAGGTAATATTTTCCTGTCACATCTATTGCATTACTGTTTCTAATTAGAAGAGTATTTTCTGATCTATGTTCCCATTTCTTCTTAGAGATGCTGCTCATCACCAACAACCCTTACGACTACGCCTACATCTCCCAAGGAGAGACACAAGTGACATCCATTGATGATGCCGAAGAGCTGATAGCCACTGACGTTAGTAACATATCTctatatcagaaaaaaatatataaataaattagaacTGTTGTGAAGTgccacaaaaattataataaatgtagacatatttttgttatttcatgATTCTTTCGAATGGCAGGAAGCGTTTGATGTGTTGGGCTTCACTGCGGATGAAAAGGCAGGCATCTACAAGCTGACTGGTGCGGTCATGCACTACGGCAACATGAAGTTCAAGCAGAAGCAGCGAGAGGAACAGGCAGAGGCTGATGGGACTGAGGGTCAGTGCTGTTATACAGTCATTACCACACTGACACTGGtgactttttgaaaaatttctaaattaaaaaaaaaaaaaatctttaccagATGCTGACAAAGTCGCATATCTGATGGGTCTGAACTCTGCTGATCTCATCAAGGGTTTGTGCCACCCAAGAGTCAAAGTAGGAAATGAGTGGGTCACCAAGGGACAGAGTGTCCAACAGGTTGAGAGACTTTACttgtatataatgtaaaatgtatagcTTCGAATTCACGTTACAacaaaaaagcaatattttattttgcttcttCCACTCCTTTCAGGTGTACTACTCTATTGGTGCTCTGGCAAAGTCAGTGTACGAGAAGATGTTCCTCTGGATGGTTGTGAGAATCAACCAATCCCTGGACACCAAACAGCCTCGTCAGTACTTCATTGGTGTGCTGGACATTGCTGGATTTGAGATCTTTGATGTAAGATTACATCTACTGATTACTGTTATTCAATAGCTTCAGTTTTTTGTTACTTTGCCATTGGGAGTATATCTGAATATTAACATATCCCACCTGCAGTTCAACACCTTTGAGCAGCTGTGCATCAACTTCACTAATGAGAAGCTGCAGCAGTTCTTCAACCACCACATGTTTGTGCTGGAGCAAGAGGAATACAAGAAGGAGGGCATTGAGTGGGAGTTCATTGACTTTGGCATGGACTTAGCGGCTTGTATTGAGTTAATTGAGAAGGTGGGGTTATGTGCAgaaatattaattacaattaaaacatttgttttgtgtgttcttgctttttcatattatttacactataTATTTTCCATTATATTTTGTTCTCTGTAGCCTATGGGTATCATGTCCATCCTTGAAGAGGAGTGCATGTTCCCTAAAGCCAGTGATGCAACATTCAAAGCTAAGCTTTATGACAACCATTTGGGGAAGAATCCTACTTTCCAGAAGCCCAGGATTGTCAAGGGTAAACCAGAGGCGCATTTCTCCCTGGTTCACTACGCTGGCACTGTGGACTACAACATTTCAAACTGGCTGGTGAAGAACAAGGACCCTCTCAATGAGACTGTGGTTGGACTCTTCCAAAAGTCTACTGTGAAGCTGCTGTCGTTCCTGTTTGCTGGATATTCTGGGGCAGACTCATGTGTGTACTGACCTTCAGTAAAGTGTATTCAGTTTACTTTTTTTCCTGGGTTTGAACTGTAATGTGACAGgccaaaacacttttattttacatgtacaGCCCAAGATGCCAAGGGAGGTAAAGGAGGTGGCAAAAAGAAGGGTTCGTCTTTCCAGACTGTGTCGGCCCTTCATAGGGTATGGATTATTCAAACAAATGATCaaaacaaaaaattcaaaattgcaTACCTTACAATGTTATGGTGTGTTTTTCAATCACAGGAGAACCTGAACAAGCTGATGACCAACTTGAGGTCAACTCACCCTCACTTTGTGCGTTGCCTGATCCCCAATGAGACTAAGACTCCTGGGGCGATGGAGAATCCTCTGGTCATGCACCAGCTGCGCTGTAACGGTGTGCTGGAGGGCATCAGAATCTGCAGAAAGGGCTTCCCCAACAGGATCCTGTATGGAGATTTCAAGCAGAGGTGAACAACCTGAAAGAGACActaaaaaaaagactgaaataaaaaatgttaatgcaCAGTGAAAAACTTTTGTACCTCTTGTTAGATACCGTATTCTGAATCCATCTGCTATCCCCGAGGGTCAGTTCATTGACAACAAGAAAGCTGCTGAGAAACTGCTGGGCTCACTGGACCTTGACCACAGCCAGTACAAGCTAGGACATACTAAGGTATAAAATATTCGAACAAAATGTATCTTTAAACAGTCAATTCACATTATCATAATGAAGAAcataaaagacaacaacaacaaaaaacccacTGCAAATAAATATAGACATATATTTTGTAAAGGTGTTCTTCAAAGCTGGTCTCCTGGGTACTCTTGAAGAGTTAAGAGATGACCGTCTTGCTCTCATCATTACTGGGATTCAAGCAAGAGCTCGCGGTATTCTCTCAAGAATTGAGTTCCAGAAAATTGTTGAGCGCAGGTTAGTATAATTGTAATGTCTCCTTATTATATTGAAGAGGATATCCATCACTTCTGTCTATGTTAATATACACTGAATTACTTTGCAGAGATTCTTTGTTGGTGATCCAGTGGAATGTACGTGCCTTCATGGGTGTCAAGAATTGGCCCTGGATGAAGCTCTACTTCAAGATTAAGCCTCTGCTGAAATCTGCCGAGACTGAGAAAGAAATGGCCAACATGAAGGAAGAATTCACCAAGTTGAAGGAGGCTTATGCAAAATCTGAAGCCCGCAAAAAAGAACTTGAGGAAAAGATGGTTTCTCTTCTCCAAGAGAAGAATGACCTTCAACTTGCAATGCAGTCtgtaagtcaacatgaaacaacagcgtcttttctcttttcacaaatccaaaaaaaacaaagataaccaaaaacactaaatattttctttttttcactgatAGGAGCAAGATAATCTTTGCGATGCTGAGGAGAGATGTGAGGGCCTGATCAAGAGCAAGATCCAGCTTGAAGCCAAAGTCAAAGAGCTGACCGAGAGACtggaagatgaagaagaaatgaATGCTGAGTTGGTTGCAAAGAAACGAAAGCTGGAGGATGAATGTTCTGAGCTCAAGAAGGACATTGATGATCTTGAACTCACTCTGGCCAAagtggagaaagagaaacatgCAACTGAGAACAAGGTTAGCGGTTATGCCTTTTATGGATTTTTCAGCTTTACAGGTTTTTGAGTGTTTACTGATCTACTGCTCTTTTACTTAGGTTAAAAATCTCACTGAGGAAATGTCAGCACTTGATGAAATCATTGCTAAGCTGACCAAGGAGAAGAAAGCTCTGCAGGAGGCCCATCAGCAAACGCTGGATGATCTCCAGAGTGAGGAAGACAAAGTCAACACACTCACCAAAGCCAAAGCCAAGCTGGAGCAACAAGTGGACGATGTGAGTACAACAAAACCCCACTCTAAATACTTTAGGTTtgatatttgtcatgttttacaaGACAATGTAAAttaatgatattttatataataagctTGAGGGATCCTTGGAGCAAGAAAAGAAGCTGCGCATGGATCTTGAGAGAGTAAAGAGAAAGCTGGAGGGCGATTTAAAATTGACCCAGGAGAGCATTATGGACTTGGAAAATGATAAACAGCAACTGGACGAGAAGCTGAAGAAGTAAGAACATGTCAAATAATTCAAATACATTTGTTGGGGGAAAAGATAGAATTAAATAACtcaaacttttcttttttgaatCCCCACATTAAAGGAAGGACTTTGAAATGGCCCAACTCAACAGCAAAATTGAGGATGAACAGGCTCTTGGTGCCCAGCTCCAGAAGAAACTGAAGGAGCTGCAGgtttgtttaaatcatttaaaaagaacTGAAATGTATTGTGATACttattaatactaatattttCAATTTCTAGGCTCGTATTGAAGAGCTTGAGGAGGAGCTGGAGGCTGAGAGAGCCGCTCGAGCCAAAGTTGAGAAACAGAGAGCTGATCTGTCCAGAGAACTGGAGGAGATCAGTGAGAGGCTGGAGGAGGCTGGTGGAGCCACTGCTGCCCAGATTGAGATGAACAAGAAACGTGAAGCTGAGTTCCAGAAGCTGCGTAGAGATCTTGAAGAGTCCACTCTACAACATGAAGCCACCGCTGCTACACTGAGGAAGAAACATGCCGACAGTGTGGCTGATCTGGGAGAACAGATTGACAACCTTCAGAGAGTGAAGCAGAAGCTGGAGAAAGAGAAGAGTGAACTGAAGTTAGAGCTTGATGATGTGGTCTCCAACATGGAGCAGACTGTCAAGTCAAAGGTTAGTGGCAACAAATAAGACGCATTACATGAGACTGAAACATAAAATCGATATCActcactttttaaatatattttatcagaGCAACTTGGAGAAAATGTGCAGAACTCTGGAAGACCAGATGAGTGAGTACAGAACCAAAGCTGAGGAAGGCCAGCGTACTATCAATGATTTCACCATGCAAAAAGCCAAGCTGCAAACTGAGAATGGTAAGATTACAAAATATagcaattttaatttaaaaataaataaaacaataaaattagtcataactacaaaaaacatttttttttgccatttcaggTGAACTGTCTAGACAGGTAGAGGAGAAAGACTCTCTGGTGTCTCAGCTGACTAGAGGCAAGCAGTCCTACACTCAGCAGATTGAAGACCTCAAGAGACAACTAGAGGAGGAAGTCAAGGTTTGTTTTGTCCATTAAGTTTTTCCAGAAGTTGAAACCTTTTTGTTTCAATCTAGGACACCAGAAACCACATCAAGCAACTGACCATTTTTTCTTTCAGGCTAAGAATGCCCTGGCCCATGCAGTTCAATCTGCTCGTCATGACTCTGATCTGCTGAGGGAGCAGTTTGAGGAGGAGCAGGAAGCTAAAGCTGAGCTGCAGCGGAGTCTGTCCAAGGCAAACTCTGAGGTGGCTCAGTGGAGAA is part of the Carassius gibelio isolate Cgi1373 ecotype wild population from Czech Republic chromosome B24, carGib1.2-hapl.c, whole genome shotgun sequence genome and encodes:
- the smyhc1 gene encoding slow myosin heavy chain 1, which encodes MSDAVMAEFGSAASFLRKSEKERLEAQTRPFDMKKECFVPDPEVEYVKASITSRDGDKVTVETEFGKTLTFKEVDVHPQNPPKFDKIEDMAMFTFLHEPAVLFNLKERYAAWMIYTYSGLFCVTVNPYKWLPVYDASVVKAYRGKKRTEAPPHIFSISDNAYQYMLSDRENQSVLITGESGAGKTVNTKRVIQYFASIAAVSGKKDAASEKKGTLEDQIIQANPALEAFGNAKTIRNDNSSRFGKFIRIHFGVSGKLASADVETYLLEKSRVTYQLKAERDYHIFYQILSQKKPELLEMLLITNNPYDYAYISQGETQVTSIDDAEELIATDEAFDVLGFTADEKAGIYKLTGAVMHYGNMKFKQKQREEQAEADGTEDADKVAYLMGLNSADLIKGLCHPRVKVGNEWVTKGQSVQQVYYSIGALAKSVYEKMFLWMVVRINQSLDTKQPRQYFIGVLDIAGFEIFDFNTFEQLCINFTNEKLQQFFNHHMFVLEQEEYKKEGIEWEFIDFGMDLAACIELIEKPMGIMSILEEECMFPKASDATFKAKLYDNHLGKNPTFQKPRIVKGKPEAHFSLVHYAGTVDYNISNWLVKNKDPLNETVVGLFQKSTVKLLSFLFAGYSGADSSQDAKGGKGGGKKKGSSFQTVSALHRENLNKLMTNLRSTHPHFVRCLIPNETKTPGAMENPLVMHQLRCNGVLEGIRICRKGFPNRILYGDFKQRYRILNPSAIPEGQFIDNKKAAEKLLGSLDLDHSQYKLGHTKVFFKAGLLGTLEELRDDRLALIITGIQARARGILSRIEFQKIVERRDSLLVIQWNVRAFMGVKNWPWMKLYFKIKPLLKSAETEKEMANMKEEFTKLKEAYAKSEARKKELEEKMVSLLQEKNDLQLAMQSEQDNLCDAEERCEGLIKSKIQLEAKVKELTERLEDEEEMNAELVAKKRKLEDECSELKKDIDDLELTLAKVEKEKHATENKVKNLTEEMSALDEIIAKLTKEKKALQEAHQQTLDDLQSEEDKVNTLTKAKAKLEQQVDDLEGSLEQEKKLRMDLERVKRKLEGDLKLTQESIMDLENDKQQLDEKLKKKDFEMAQLNSKIEDEQALGAQLQKKLKELQARIEELEEELEAERAARAKVEKQRADLSRELEEISERLEEAGGATAAQIEMNKKREAEFQKLRRDLEESTLQHEATAATLRKKHADSVADLGEQIDNLQRVKQKLEKEKSELKLELDDVVSNMEQTVKSKSNLEKMCRTLEDQMSEYRTKAEEGQRTINDFTMQKAKLQTENGELSRQVEEKDSLVSQLTRGKQSYTQQIEDLKRQLEEEVKAKNALAHAVQSARHDSDLLREQFEEEQEAKAELQRSLSKANSEVAQWRTKYETDAIQRTEELEDAKKKLAQRLQDAEEAVEAVNAKCSSLEKTKHRLQNEIEDLMVDVERSNAAAAALDKKQRNFDKVLAEWKQKYEESQSELESVQKESRSLSTELFKLKNSYEEVLDQLETMKRENKNLQEEISDLTEQLGESGKSIHELEKIRKQLEQEKAEIQTALEEAEGSLEHEEGKILRAQLEFNQVKADIERKLTEKDEEMEQAKRNQQRMVDTLQSSLESETRSRNEALRLKKKMEGDLNEMEIQLSQANRQASEAQKQLKGLHGHLKDAQMQLDDALRGNDDLKENIAIVERRNNLLQAELDELRSLVEQTERGRKLAEQELLDVSERVQLLHSQNTSLLNQKKKLEGDNTQLQTEVEEAVQECRNAEEKAKKAITDAAMMAEELKKEQDTSAHLERMKKNMEQTIKDLQHRLDEAEQIAMKGGKKQVQKLEARVRELENEVELEQRKASESVKGVRKYERRIKELTYQTEEDRKNLARLQDLVDKLQLKVKSYKRAAEEAEEQANANLGKFRKIQHELDEAEERADIAESQVNKMRAKSRDSGPKKGHDEE